One window from the genome of Phalacrocorax aristotelis chromosome 20, bGulAri2.1, whole genome shotgun sequence encodes:
- the TENT5B gene encoding terminal nucleotidyltransferase 5B, which produces MLAAAGPAPGSSEQRGSRFSVLAWEQVQRLDQILGEAVPIHGRGNFPTLSVRPRTIVQVVRSRLEKKGITVHNVRLNGSAASHVLHQDSGLGYKDLDLIFGVDLKTEDVFQLVKDVVMDCLLDFLPEGVNKDKITPMTLKEAYVQKLVKVCNETDRWSLISLSNNSGKNVELKFVDSLRRQFEFSVDSFQIILDSLLLFGECSENPMDEDFHPTVTGESMYGDFEEAMDHLRNRVIATRNPEEIRGGGLLKYCNLLVRGFKPKSEVDMKALQRYMCSRFFIDFSDIGEQQRKLECYLQSHFVGMESKRYDYLMTLHRVVNESTVCLMGHERRQTLNLIAMLAVRVLAEQNIIPTVTNVTCYYQPAPYVSEINFNYYVTHVQPFLPCNQSYPTWLPCN; this is translated from the exons ATGCTGGCGGCGGCAGGGCCCGCTCCGGGCTCCTCGGAGCAACGCGGGAGCCGTTTCAGCGTCCTGGCCTGGGAGCAGGTGCAGCGGCTGGACCAGATCCTGGGGGAGGCCGTGCCCATCCACGGCCGCGGGAACTTCCCCACGCTCTCGGTGCGGCCCCGCACCATCGTCCAG GTTGTCCGTAGTCgcctggagaagaaaggaatcACAGTCCATAATGTAAGGTTGAATGGCTCAGCAGCTAGTCACGTTCTACATCAAGACAGTGGCTTGGGGTACAAGGATCTAGATCTCATCTTCGGTGTAGATCTGAAGACTGAAGATGTCTTCCAGCTTGTTAAAGATGTGGTCATGGACTGCCTTCTTGACTTCCTCCCAGAAGGTGTCAACAAAGACAAGATCACCCCCATGACTCTGAAGGAGGCGTACGTGCAGAAGCTGGTGAAGGTATGCAATGAAACCGACCGCTGGAGCCTCATATCGCTCTCCAACAACAGCGGGAAGAACGTGGAACTCAAATTCGTGGACTCTCTCAGACGGCAGTTCGAGTTCAGCGTGGACTCCTTCCAGATCATCCTGGATTCGCTTCTGCTGTTTGGGGAGTGTTCAGAGAACCCCATGGATGAGGACTTCCACCCCACGGTCACCGGGGAGAGCATGTACGGGGACTTCGAGGAGGCAATGGACCATCTCCGGAACAGGGTCATCGCCACGAGGAACCCAGAGGAGATCAGAGGTGGGGGGCTTCTGAAATATTGCAACCTCTTGGTGAGGGGGTTTAAGCCCAAATCGGAAGTGGATATGAAGGCACTACAGAGATACATGTGCTCCAGGTTTTTCATAGACTTCTCTGACATCGGTGAGCAGCAGAGGAAGCTGGAGTGCTACCTCCAGAGCCACTTTGTTGGGATGGAGAGCAAAAGATATGACTATTTGATGACCCTCCACAGGGTGGTCAATGAGAGCACGGTCTGCCTTATGGGACATGAAAGGAGGCAGACCCTGAACCTCATTGCCATGCTGGCTGTGAGAGTCCTGGCTGAGCAGAACATCATCCCCACGGTCACAAACGTTACCTGCTACTACCAGCCAGCTCCTTATGTCAGTGAAATAAACTTCAACTACTATGTCACCCACGTGCAGCCCTTCCTGCCTTGCAATCAGTCTTACCCAACGTGGCTTCCCTGTAACTGA